In Zerene cesonia ecotype Mississippi chromosome 12, Zerene_cesonia_1.1, whole genome shotgun sequence, the genomic stretch ATAGGTTAGGTAGTTATATCAAATCTCATGAAAATTTGTTACAGTGAGATTTGTACTTATACATATAGCTACTTCatgtttaatcaaatatacCTAGTTTTGCTTTTACAGACATTTAGTGTTctgattataaaaaacttaCTAACTTAGTACATACCAACTTGGATCCTAATCAAGCAGTTACAAATGCAATGTATTATTCCTATGATTTTGCTTCTAGTTTATCAATCTATGACATATGGTATTGGTTTTTTTGCACTGAAGTTCTCCATCTAGTCTCTGTCTTCTCCCAACTACTCCTCTCCCCTCTACTCCCCTTGTgacaaaacacaaatatcaatgtagtacataatatatgtatggtATGAAATTCTTTCATTCTTATATATCttggaatttatattatgtgttttatattttacattttctcaTATGACTTGGTATAATTTCCAAATAACTGTACCACATTGAATAAATCTGTTGTTTGTCCAATGTGGTGCAGCTATTTCAAAGCAAAGACCATCCCTATAGgagtattacatatattatttaatgagcTTCCGCCCACAACTTTGTCTGTGTGGAATAGTTACTTTGGGTTAACGAGAACTCAGTGCATGGTGTGGAAAAAATGAATAGGAAAAAAATCCCCagatttttaaacaatctTTTTTGGTGCTCCCCTCCTATATGTCCGTGATGCGTGatgatatatagcctatagctttcctcaataaatgggctatcaaacattgaaagaatttttaaaatcggactAGTAGTAGTTCTTGAGTTTAGCTAAATTAGAGTACAAcccaacaaacaaactcttcagctttataatattatttgatttaagaaCATAGATGCAATTCTATTTcacattgataaataattaattctgaAAATCAATTGACACTATGAACTAGTTATATGTTATCATTTAGTATTgcttctatataatatattttatttaaaataattattcatcatTGACAGGAACTGGACGAGAAAGAGTACATATCTCTATGGCTAGTCATGTGCGAGATACGCAACCGCTATTGCTCACTGCATGACATCGTCATAAAAAACCTggagaaaataaagaaacccCGTTCCTCAAATGCAGAAACATTATAttaggaaataattttaatctcaattgtaatattagtcACGCAAGGCTCCCTTGTGAATTTAAGGATAATTCTAAAGCtatcttgttttttattcactaGGCAATTCTCTGTATGATACATATTAACTTTCCTGATTAAAGCAATAATGAAGATGGAATTAAAATCGAAACTTctctttcttattttatcatttgcaAGTAATTGAAAGAGAGGGCACGATGTTAATTTCGTGTACAGTATCTTTAATTACAAAGGTAATGCAATAAATGCTTGATCAATTTCAAAACAGGAGCACAAACTAGGGCACTTATTgagtattgttttataacacaGATTGAATTTTTGTTGGGAATcaccaaaaaattatttaatttacatggcatcaattttattattattattaatgatgtAGTATTCTAATTTTGGGTATTATAAGAATAGCCACAGAAtgtgtttgtaattaaaagaGCTACTgttgttatttcaaatatgttcTAGTGGGTTAAAAATGAGATGCTTATGTTATATCATAGGTTTGTAGCCACTATGAAAAATTTGAATACTTTGCCTTCAAAAGGcggtattatataaataatgattttggatatattttatcatagtaTGTGATTTATtccttcaataaataaataaatacaattgacCCAAAAAAgcaagttaatataaaaattgattcaTGGCGAgactgatttaatttttaatatttatttatatggttttacaaaaatttatattgatatctatttttttttgtaacacctgtattaaaatatgaactgCTACAAAACTCTGATATAACGCCAACCAATGATGCCCATTTATTCCTTGTAAACTTTAGTGTAAGTGCTTACTATTGTATTATCTGTTTCaacaacttaatttattttaatattgataaaattgagTTAAGTGCCTAATCGGAAAATATTTCCacattgacatttaaaaatatagctgTCACATGTTCCATAGATATGTTGGTGATCAAGATTTacaaaattgcaataaatacatttgtatgaatgtgaatttgttattttatttcaaggtTAATTCTATATTGACTCGACAAAAACTGCAAATTGAACATGgaaaattaaagaaacataTTGATGGACTCTAATTCCGAAGTGCCtcaattaaatctttaaagtaCTATCAAGGAAGCGTAGTGCACGCTGATAGTATGTTgcgattataattaaattaaccacTAAGATGTTCCAAGGTATTGTGTGATGTAATGATGGTACCAAGTCATCGCACCGGTTACAAACTTGCATTTTTTATGgttgctattaaaaaaacggAATTGATTCTACTCTTAACACCTATTCGACAGGTCTAGCTCTCAGGTCTAGCAATTATGAAGTgattagctgcgcccctcggtttcacccgcataagtcggtatcccgtagaaatatcgggataaaaagttgcctatatgttattccagttgtccagctgtatacgtaccaattttcattgcaatcggttcagtagtttttgcgtgaaagagcaacaaacacacacatccttacaaactttcgcatttataatattattatattaataaatattaatatattatagtaggataggatgacTGCTGTTTTGGGTCTTTTTGAGGGTCAAATCGAAGCTTTTTTACAACGGCATTGTAGCTTTGTAGAATTTGTAGCTAGGAAggctttaaaaatgtaacgtattacgttattattttacgtcgatcatttgtatttaaaattcaggTAGGTTTTATTACTTTCTTATCACCCCTCGTATGGTTGATCAGAAAAAGCAAGATCATATATCAGCCAGCCACATTGCTTTTCGTAGACAAACTGTATTATTTCGTTTACAAACTGCGTCGTCAATTAACAACTGTTTTGCATTTTGTTTGATACCGAATGTGCCGAATCAGATTTTTTTAGGACGATTTGTGTTCATCGCTGGCCATTGctagctttttttttataaaaagaacgAAATTGTTTTCGTTTCGACGTTATTgacatatatttcatatttcacccaattttaaaatatatttaatttatacttgattatgatatttttttgaaaatggcGAGTGACATAGAAAAAGGTGATTTTGGTGATAGTGCTCGCAACAAGTCTCGATATGAACTGACACCAAAAAACTCAAATCACATATTCAATGGTGCTGGGGAAAATATTCAGTATCACAGTGATTCCGAGTCCActatttctaaaaaaagtaaaactcGTTACATTAATCctgctatatatatagagacTGTCGAAGCCTCCCGCTCTGTGACGTCATTACAGACCGACTCTTCTTGTGTTGATGACATTACTCCCCATCCTCATAGCTCCTATAGAAGTAATTCAACCCCATTTCTTACGGGAAGACTGTCTAGTACGTCTTCAAGCAGCGTCAAAAGGAAATCTTGTAGATTATCACAAAACATTGAGAAGGATGATATAGAAGAGGAGTCACCGCGATACGACAGGACATATCGAGAAGATGGACCTGATACATTTCGACTATCAGTCGCATCTCTGTCTACAACCACAACGGCTAAAGAAGAACGTGAGCgaaatgaaaagaaaagacAAGAGGCGTTTAAACAGTGGCTTGAGAGGAAAGAGCAAGAGGTGCGCTTGtaacattcattttaaattttaatagtcgTTGTGCCAGTGATGGTTTTAGCTTCTATCTGATTCCGATTTAGACATTATTATTGGTTAGTTCTTACGCGTAGGCAGAGTGGGCGCAGATTGAAAAATAGATatctatttatgatataaaaacagaTACAGAAAAAAGCTCCGTCATGGAATTGTTCTTACAATTGTGTAAAAACACTCTTTGTGTTTTAAGGAGAGTGTCacaaatttaagtttattgaTTTCAAACTATGAAAGTCGTATTCTAATTTCtttcaacatttaatttatttatatattatagaagcGTGAAAAAGCACGACTTGAGAAGTTGAAACGCCAAACAGCGGCCACAACTTCGGCGGAACAACGCGAGGAATCTTACCGGCGCTGGTTAGAACGGAAACGCACTCAACTTGAGCGCCAAAAGGCTGAGGAAATCATGCGTAAATATCGTGAAAACGAACGCCTTGAACAAGAGCGTAATAGACGGCAACAGGATAGAGATGAGAAACTGGCGGAATGGATCAGAAAAAAAGAAGAGGAAATGAAAAGTAAACTTTACACATACgtgcatttcattatttttttatgaatatcaaTATTCTGAAGGACtttctttacaaataatatttaaatgtctacaataatacataacaataatacaactacaataacttaataatttctattttaataattaattgcgttttgcatttttgttatatttttaagcaatGAAAACTCGCGCTGAGCGTCGAAGTGCGCGCGCCGCTATTGAGGAGCAAAGGCGGCGGGTCCAAGGTGAACAAGCTTACCGTGATTGGTTACGCACCAGCAAGAACAAGCCCCTGCCAGTACCTCTGAATCAAGGAGAACTTAGTCAGTACCGTACTTCGTATTTggatgtaaaaattatttaagggTTAGGGGTTTTACAAAGGAAGCTGTTATTTAGCCTTGCCTTACTTAGGAAGCAAATACACCATTAATTGATGAGAATCGTTTAATATGGAAAGTCAAACAAATAGAGTTTTAATgctgaattaataatttttcaggtATGCGGGGTTCTGTTTCACAGATGTATATCAATCCTATTCCGTGGCAATCCACAAATTGAACGAcctaatgtttttattactattattttttattatatacattatctaACTTATCGTGTTCAATTGTCTGTTTACCGCATAGTTATATGTTCTGAAGTTACTGATTTAGAAGTATCATCGACGGgttttggataaaattttgtagttttttgaAAGATTTGTTGCAAATTGTTGATTTGCGTTTGTTTGTATGGTATCTGTTATTTagcttttaaatactttaaaggaaataaaaaaacatgatttGTGAATgaaaaacgttttattaatattatattcttatactaCTATGCATCTAATCTATCAATCATAACAGGGTCCCTTCAAgtacacattttaatatctcATAACTACGTAAAAATTAcgatttacgatttttttgttGCGTTTACTtatgatagattttttaaataattatatttccctatattataatgttaaaatctaTGTTATGGCTGAAAACGAAAGAATTAAGCAAACATTTAGTGCAACTACTTctaggtattttataaaatatcggttttattaataacaagcATTTCTACGACGGTCGCTTAACAATTCCCTTCTAGTTTCATTTACGAtagagcaataaaataattttgcagggtttatgttaaaacaaaatatctatttttatgaactttccatatcttatataacaataaacaaatgttccagaaattatttcttgcaattcatattttttaaatcatggAACATAATAACGAAGTTGACCAATACAAAGAATGATGAGTTGATTCAGTTCGTTACGAAAAAATATGCGACGATTATTAttgatgtaaaaaatgtttcaatttccTAATACATTTCTTCTTCCTCCTTAAGTCTTAGTATATCGGATTTGTTCATGAAGTAGTAGGTCGGTTGTCTTCCTTTTAGGTCTTTGAGGACACGTTTGGCGCCTGCTCTAGTGAGAATGCGACTGAGTGATTCCATTTTGTCTACACCCATTGCATAATGTAAAGCTGTTCTTTCCAGCTGAAAATGTGaacgattataattatttgtgattCAGATTATTTAGAAAAGATGTACGTATTAAGggtttaagaatataatacataatttatgttcAAATTGATAGAGCTCAAGTAAGCAATACAAGTGTTTCTTTGATAGATTCGCAAAAGGATGaagatatttctttattatgtttaaacataCGTTTTTAAACCCCCAATGTTACAATTTTGTCGTTCATGTCTGACTGTGGCATGGTAGCTCTCAAACAGAAGGACCAATTTCGATGtgctattataaatttgaaagaaaattagaGTAtggatataaatgaaatttcttaCATTATCCCCAGTCTTCAGCAAATTGGGAAACGTCTCCGCCAAGTAGGCGACGACGTCCTCATGCTGAGCGAGAACGGCGACGTGCAACGAACTCCTCCCGAAGGAGTTCTGTGCGCGAGCCAGCGTCGCGCCTCCCTCGCGGGAGAGGATCTCGCGCACCAGCGACAAGTCCCCGCGCCTCGCCGCCCCGTGGAGGCGCTCCCGCGATTCCTTACCGTATGTAAAAGGAAAAACTAAGAATAACTCTCCTTAGTTTTTTAGTGACTCATTTTTGTTGCTGTTTTATGCTACgatcaatataataactttttaaatgtattgacTTATGTCTTGCAAAAATTCTAATATTCCTTTGTAGAGAAGAAcctattagtttttaataactacccga encodes the following:
- the LOC119830932 gene encoding reticulocyte-binding protein 2 homolog a-like, whose protein sequence is MASDIEKGDFGDSARNKSRYELTPKNSNHIFNGAGENIQYHSDSESTISKKSKTRYINPAIYIETVEASRSVTSLQTDSSCVDDITPHPHSSYRSNSTPFLTGRLSSTSSSSVKRKSCRLSQNIEKDDIEEESPRYDRTYREDGPDTFRLSVASLSTTTTAKEERERNEKKRQEAFKQWLERKEQEKREKARLEKLKRQTAATTSAEQREESYRRWLERKRTQLERQKAEEIMRKYRENERLEQERNRRQQDRDEKLAEWIRKKEEEMKTMKTRAERRSARAAIEEQRRRVQGEQAYRDWLRTSKNKPLPVPLNQGELSMRGSVSQMYINPIPWQSTN